From the genome of Mycteria americana isolate JAX WOST 10 ecotype Jacksonville Zoo and Gardens chromosome 12, USCA_MyAme_1.0, whole genome shotgun sequence, one region includes:
- the LOC142416152 gene encoding uncharacterized protein LOC142416152 — translation MQRDHQRQPHNKTPKPPHVWTKPRRADLFCAESPSPCPESSAQTAPRGPQAPHAAGATCEEGAGRRGQLCRPEPARPAEPPARGPRLRAGAARTRGRSRSSRRLSRGRETPGNRTGLVRVLPRAAPELNPPAEGKPLLPTATLSPAGGRQQRPEPLRPRSRGRAGAAPRGLQGPAWGERSPPPPGSRPPPPRAPTRPRGASRREPASRPTPPGHRPPARHAGSGARESELCSSIGEENGRERGSREAQTAQIPLPPQLTNRRSPALPSPPPRRAGAGGAAGGTLPGPAACRSGAAGSRARASVRTRAVPAPRHLRVRPDTGAALPGSASSAAPQSTSLPAARPGPARRKRLSAARAHPGPPLPLPARRRLRRAEAAEHARGPRAGPARSGTGPAPGPRPSARCKTRGEPPRRPDTGRGCSPRPHDGPARGGAAPLPPPTARHGAGPPPLPPPTARHGAGPPH, via the exons ATGCAACGTGACCATCAGAGGCAACCGCACAAC AAAACGCCAAAACCACCACACGTCTGGACTAAACCAAGGAGAGCAGATCTCTTCTGCGCCGAGAGTCCGAGCCCCTGCCCCGAGAGCTCGGCGCAAACCGCTCCGAGGGGCCCCCAGGCTCCCCACGCAGCGGGAGCGACTTGCGAGGAGGGCGCTGGGCGGCGGGGGCAGCTCTGCCGCCCGGAGCCCGCCCGGCCTGCCGAGCCCCCCGCTCGCGGGCCGCGGCTCCGGGCCGGCGCGGCTCGGACACGGGGCCGCAGCCGGAGCTCCCGCAGGCTTTCCCGCGGAAGGGAAACGCCCGGGAATCGCACCGGTCTGGTCCGAGTTCTTCCAAGGGCAGCGCCGGAGCTCAATCCCCCCGCGGAGGGAAAACCGCTCCTGCCCACGGCGACGCTGTCGCCGGCtggcgggcggcagcagcgccccGAGCCGCTCCGCCCCAGGAGCCGCGGCCGAGCAGGAGCCGCGCCCCGGGGTCTTCAAGGGCCCGCGTGGGGCgagcgctccccgccgccccctggcagccgcccgcccccgcccagGGCCCCCACGAGGCCTAGGGGCGCTTCACGGCGGGAACCGGCATCCCGCCCCACCCCGCCGGGCCACCGCCCGCCGGCTCGGCACGCCGGGTCGGGAGCACGGGAAAGCGAGCTCTGCTCCAGCATCGGTGAGGAGAACGGCAGAGAGCGCGGCAGCCGCGAAGCACAGACCGCGCAGATCCCGCTCCCGCCGCAGTTAACAAACAGAaggagccctgccctcccctcccctcccccccgccgagcgggggcaggaggagccgccGGAGGTACCTTGCCTGGTCCGGCTGCCTgtcggagcggcgcggcgggctccCGCGCCCGGGCTTCGGTCCGGACCAGGGcggtcccggccccgcggcacctGCGGGTCCGCCCCGACACGGGCGCCGCGCTCCCCGGATCTGCGTCCTCCGCCGCACCGCAAAGCACTTCCCtgccggcggcccggcccggcccggcccggcggaaACGGCTGTCGGCCGCACGGGCACACCCCGGCCCGCCGCTCCCGCTGCCAGCGCGGCGCCGCCTACGCCGGGCGGAGGCGGCCGAGCACGCGCGAGGGCCCCGCGCGGGACC GGCGAGATCGGGAACCGGCCCGGCACCAGGCCCGCGCCCCTCGGCACGGTGCAAAACTCGCGgggagcccccccgccgccccgacaCGGggcggggctgctccccccgcccccacgACGGCCCCGCACGGGGCGGGGCCGCTCCACTCCCGCCCCCCACGGCTCGTCACGGGGCGGGGCCGCCTCCACTCCCGCCCCCCACGGCTCGTcacggggcggggccgccgcacTAG